The Jeotgalibacillus haloalkalitolerans region ATATGTCCGCCTCTATCCTCATCAGCTGATGGTGTCACTTTTTTCATTCCAAACTGCTGCAGCTCTTTTTCCACAAAAGCAGCAATGTATCCGGTCTGATGTAACGACTTTTCTCTCAGCTTTTCAATCCCCGCTTCTTCAAAAAGCGCAAGACTTCCGATCAGTGGTGCAGTTGATAAAATATTCGGTGTACCGATCTGATAAGCGCCTGCTCCATCTGCTTTTGTAAAAGTATGCGCCATATCAAACTGCTTTTCTTTATCAGAGCCGAACCATCCTTTTAATCCCGGCATATGATCGTGATGCTTTTCATGAATGTATAGTCCACCTGTACCGCCGGGACCATTATTCATATATTTATAGTTACACCAGACAGCAAAATCAACGCCCCAGTCATGCAACTGATGCGGAACAGCCCCAATCGAATGAGCGAGATCAAACCCGACAAGTATCCCCTTTTCATGCGCGCGTTTAGTAATCTCTTTAATAGGAAGAAGCTGGCCGCTGCGGTATAACACAGATGGTAATAACAGGACTGCTACTTCATCTGTACACACACGGTCAATATCCTCGACTGTTAATGTGACACCATCTTCTGAAGCTGCTTTGATTAATTGTTCTTCAGGGTTCAGTCCTTTTAGTGATATCTGACTTTGAAGTGCGTAAATATCAGATGGAAAATTTAATTCATCTGCTGCAATTTTCGTGCGCTTTCCTTCCGGCTGATAAAAGGTTGAAAGCATCTGATGCAGGTTCACAGTGATAGAGCCCGTCACAATCACTTCAGAAGGCTTTGCCCCAATTAATGGTGCCGTCTTATCACCAAGTGATTCAGATAGGGTAAACCATGGATGTTCACCTTCCATCCACCCTTCGATCCCATATTTTCTCCAGCTGCCAAGCAGATCCATTACAGCCTGTTCTGCTTTTTTAGAAAGCAGCCCGAGTGAGTTGCCGTCGAGATAATACTGACCTTTTTTTATGTAAAATTCATCACGGAACGCGGCTAATACATCCTTTTCATCAAACTGTTCTGCTTCATTCAAATCAAATGTGAAACCCATTATAAAGCCCCCTATAGTACATAATGATTGAATTAATATGATATTATCATACAGGAAAGCACATTGATTTGCGAAGTCAGGAGGAAGAGATCAGGTGCACAAAATCAGAATCGGATTCATTGTGATCCTCATCCCTATCCTGGTCATTGAACCGGCCATCTCAGCGGCAGTATTGTACATACTCCCTCTGATTATCTTGCTGTCTATGAATGCGGCAATTACGCGCGACCGCATCCAAATGCTGAATATGGCAATTTTAATATCCCTTTTGTATCTGATCGGCGTTTCTGCTGAATCTTATATCATCAGGCTGATCGCCATTATTTTTATTCTTTTTACAATGCGGATCATTACTTATCAAAATGGAGGTTAATCACATGCAAAGAATACAATTAGCAACTGATTTATCTATTTCAAAAACAGTACATGGCATGATGCACCTATCAGGCTGGAACCTGTCAAAGGAAGAACGTCTGTCACTGATCCAGGAAGTCATGGAAACGGGCATTACAACGTTTGACCATGCAGATATTTACGGAGGGTATCAATGTGAATCACTTTTCGGGGAAGCGCTGGCACTCGAGCCTTCTCTCCGTGAAAAGATGGAAATTGTAACAAAGTGCGGGATTGTACTGCAATCACCTAACCGTCCTGCACACAGAAGTCATCATTATGACACGAGTAAGGCACATATACTAAATTCAGTGGAACAGTCATTAAAGAACCTTTCAGTCGAAGCGATTGACCTGCTATTGATTCACCGGCCAGATCCATTAATGAATCCGGAAGAAACAGCAGAAGCATTTGATGAATTACACCGTTCAGGAAAAGTTAAACACTTTGGTGTTTCTAACTTTAAAAGAAGTCAGTTCAACATGCTTCAGTCGTATGTCGATCAGCCGCTTTGCACCAATCAGATTGAGCTGAGTCCTTATCATCTGGAGAATTTCGAAGATGGCACACTCGACATGACAATCGAAAAGAAAACACCTCCAATGGCGTGGTCTCCGCTTGCCGGCGGAAAGATTTTAACGGGTCAGGATGAAAAAGCTGTCAGAATTCGTGCAGCGCTTCAGGAAGTTGGCGAAGAAATCGGTACAGACCAGCTGGATG contains the following coding sequences:
- the kynU gene encoding kynureninase, yielding MGFTFDLNEAEQFDEKDVLAAFRDEFYIKKGQYYLDGNSLGLLSKKAEQAVMDLLGSWRKYGIEGWMEGEHPWFTLSESLGDKTAPLIGAKPSEVIVTGSITVNLHQMLSTFYQPEGKRTKIAADELNFPSDIYALQSQISLKGLNPEEQLIKAASEDGVTLTVEDIDRVCTDEVAVLLLPSVLYRSGQLLPIKEITKRAHEKGILVGFDLAHSIGAVPHQLHDWGVDFAVWCNYKYMNNGPGGTGGLYIHEKHHDHMPGLKGWFGSDKEKQFDMAHTFTKADGAGAYQIGTPNILSTAPLIGSLALFEEAGIEKLREKSLHQTGYIAAFVEKELQQFGMKKVTPSADEDRGGHIALQHPYAAGICKAMKAEGIIPDFRAPDIIRLAPAAFYTSYKDLYEAMQLIRRIMKEETYKHYSNERNVIA
- a CDS encoding aldo/keto reductase; the protein is MQRIQLATDLSISKTVHGMMHLSGWNLSKEERLSLIQEVMETGITTFDHADIYGGYQCESLFGEALALEPSLREKMEIVTKCGIVLQSPNRPAHRSHHYDTSKAHILNSVEQSLKNLSVEAIDLLLIHRPDPLMNPEETAEAFDELHRSGKVKHFGVSNFKRSQFNMLQSYVDQPLCTNQIELSPYHLENFEDGTLDMTIEKKTPPMAWSPLAGGKILTGQDEKAVRIRAALQEVGEEIGTDQLDEVIYAWLYTHPANISVIAGSGKIERIQSAVNAQKYRMDAHQWFTIYQAVLGHDVP